GCTATGTAGCACTAACATGAAGCGGAGGCGGGTGGGAATTTCCTGTAGGCATTTAGCCAttcaacaaaatcaaaacattgACTTGGTAGTGATAAAAAGTTAATAATGGCACCATGTTCACCATTTTAGTTTGCCTTTGAATCAACCAAGATGTAGggacatttcattaaaaaaaaacatgaaaaccaacCTCCTAGTGCTACAGAAGAGGTCAGGAAAGTCAGTCATGAAATGTCTATTCCAAATTCTGATGACAATCCATCCCATAGTTGGTGAGTTTGGAGATGAATGGTGGCCATCGTACGACTAAAAACAAAGATCCACCCGTGCTAGCTTATCTTAGTCTTTACTTTGGTGTAGCACAACGAGGAAGCTGGAtgctaatgttagcatgctaacacaaACGTCTGCTTTGTATAAATTCCATTACCATCCATTTGATACGTGATTGAGATGcttcagtctggaccaaagaTGTACAAGAAGCGTTGGACAGACGCTGCCATGCAGTCGGCTACAGGGGCTCAGAACAGACATGTCAGAGCTCTATGGTAGaaaaatggtttttaaataaCCTGAAACACATCTTTGGCTTTTGGTTTCTGCGCTTTCTTGTGACTGTTTGGCCAACAGAGTGTAAATCTGGGCTATGCTAATGACAATGCGTCAGGCAGGCTCTGCTCTGTAGTCCTCCTTATACTGGGCCTCAGCAGGGTGAACTCACTCCACCTGATGGTTTCGGCTGGTTAAAAtaagtgcattttcttttttgtccacAGAATGGACTCTTTGCTCATGTTAGTCAAAAATTCCTCTAACAGCAAATGGGCAGTAGTAGCTTTGGttataagaaaaaacaaaaagaaaaaaaaacggaacGGAAATACAATTTGTCTAATAtgacaaaagatgaaaaatgataATGAATTGTAAATACCATCGGCTACGGCTTCCATTTGTTCTGCATCACCTGCTTTCAAGTACTGTCAATGTGAGTTTCATCATGATAGGAAGGCGCCGTCCCCGTCCTCTTCCTTTTGTGGACCGGGGTCACTAAAGCAGCGTGACAGTTTCAGctggtcctcctcctcctcctcctcctcctccggtGCCTTCTCCATCTGCTCTGCTTTCCCTTTTGCTCGCAGTGAACTTTTCTGATTGCGCCTCTGGGATGATTCGCTCAACAGACTGACGGCATCAGGAAGTCTGGGATTTAGCTGAACGGCCTCGCCCCTGGGACTCTCGCTGTCATCGTATGTGTAAACCTGGTGTTCTGGGACACAGACACAACATTTTAGGACTCAAATGTCTGTGCCAaggagttaaaaaaacaaaacaaataacgAACAGCAAACGAGTGCTTGTTTTTTGACTAAATGGGAGTTGGGGCTCCCGTGAGGTTTGTTTTTGAGACATGGGCATCGGTGCTTCTAGTCCCTGTTCACCCAGAGCCATTTTAGTGGGGTGGTTCTGTAAAGATGGGAAACATCaataacagagagagagagacatcccCACATTTAATCCATAGATAAGGTCAAATGCACTTCCCTTAATGCCTCACAACCAAGTGAGATTATCTTGATACAAAAATCAGCACTGTTCCTTTAATCTTGGATAATTATCCCACTTCTAAACACATATGCTCTCCAGAAGTGGTGGCATGCAACCAATCACAAATacccatcttttctttttttaatgccaaTTTACATTAGAAGGGAGAAGGAAATACTGCACTATTCACAAATTAGGATTCTTTCAATATAAAATCATAGGAAAAGCTTATAAAATATGTTTGGTTATTAATTAAACACCccaacattaataaaaatagaagttaaaagaagttaaataattagcatttaaatcaacaaaataaaattcatttctCATGCAAAAATGACTGCTTCTCAAAagtttattgtgaaaatatatggagattattaaaaatatccATACATCAAATGGCTACAACAGAATGCCGTTTAACTAAgcttttttaataatgtatacTGTAGTATATAGTAACAGTTTAACAGTAACGAGGGCCATTTTCCTGATTTTACATTCtacttgtaaaatgtatttttgtataattGCTGTGTTAGTACCTTTATGTAGCAAAAGTTCTGAATTCCTTCAACACCACTgctcttaaaatattttctttctctaaaaAAGCTGTTATCCTACTGTGAGCTTGTTCAACAGACCTGATTCAAAGCAGACTTTTCTTGCAGGAGGCATTTCCTGATGGTTTGCAGGAACTGTGAGGTAGTGACTCATCTgtaaataacacacaaatatgacaaagtgatcaagtcaagtcaagtcaagtcaataaaataaatgacaaccaGTAATTATGATCTTGAAACTTTAGACTCCAAAAGGCATCCAATACATCTACATTTCTATTAGCATGAAAATGACACTAAAAGGTCATTTAGTTACACTTCCTTAGTTCTGAGTGAATCACCAAACAAATCGCTGATGCAGATGATGATTCAGAGGCCTGGACTAAAAACAGGCATcagtttaatataatttaactaTGAACAACAGTGAAAATGATTACAACACTGTCCATTTGTAAGACTTGGTccacataaataattaaaaacaagggTCAAAGAGTTCTGAGAATCTAACCGGACAATATCTCCAAACAAGGTTCCACAGCCCGTTTTACAAACATGTTACACTTCCATGTTAAGCAGTGTTAAAACTCACCCTCCGCTCTATTTCCACTCTCTGCCTCCTGAGGCGAACCTCACTCATGTTGTCCTCAAACGGGTCAATCAGCAGGTCATGTCGGCTGTAGGAACGAAGCTGAGGACCAAAAAGATTAACATGAGCAtcaaaaaataccaaaaatggAACTGAATAAAgacgtgtttgttttttaaatttttaatacatttaatacattacaATACACTCTCACGTTGTCATTACAGAGTATTATTTGTAGATATTTGAGgcaaataatgaatttgatccattttggaataagggtGTAACATAAacaaagtctgaaaaaaaaaaaagtatgcaCTTTGAATACTTTccggatgcactgtatatttgttttaaactgttaaaataataaagtttctCTCTTCTTAAGCATTATGCTATTGTTGGCGCTGAGAGTGACCACAGACAGACACCGTGGTACACGGCCGTTAAATCTGTAGTCCGATCAATTGTTTTAATGAGGCCACCAAGGAGACCTACGCCGCTGTACCTGATCTCCTTTACATGTTTTCGTTTCAGACATGGAATAAATAAGTATGGATTTGTACTCTCATTAATTAGACAAAAATAAGACATATTTGCCGACTCGTTACTGATTTAATCTATAGCTTGGTAACAGAGGCTGTGCGATACACCATTTTCAATAGGAGTGTTCTCAGACAACTTTGTGTTTACCATTTTAGTGAGTTGTGGGACTAAATTAACCATGTTTTACAGTTcactaaatacataaatgatACTCTGTGTAAAGTGAAATTATTGATCTAGTGCAGCTCCTCTATGATCTGACAATTTGCACCATAGTTCATTACAGCAGAGGGTGGATGAGGGAGCGACTCTGGATTACTATTGCAACAACCCAGTAAGCAACAAACCTGACTGTTCCGCTTAAATTCTTAGAAGGCTAGTTTTATCATGGTCACTAGCAAGCATCAGTAAATGACATCTAAACTGTTTGTTGTGGCCTCCTTTACCCTCTGTCTGGTCTTCTGTAGGTTGGCCCGCAGGATCTTCCTGATCTCTTCCTCTCGACTCTTTGAGATGCTCGGTATTGCTCGTCGCCTCGACGGCCCGCTTGGTTGCGCGTTCCTGCAGGAGGACAGATTGATGTGATTGATCTCTAgaagatattaaaaacaatttttaccTGCTCTGTATTGCAACTTTCAGACAATTTCTCACCTAAGTGCATCCAAACATTGCACTTTTTAACCCATGTGGCACACCAGCAGCAACTTTCctaattatttaaactttacttttgtaTCTATTGGAAGGCTAAATGTTTTCCTGCATTAGAAATTGTCCTAGTTTTTGCAGTGAAACCATGCTGCATCATGTAGTCCAGTGGCATCAAAATAACGCACATTTTTAGCAGAAATCAAAATAATGCTCTAGAAAATTCCTCTACAGATAACAAAAATTCCCACCCCCCCATATGTTGAGTAGGTTATCACAGATTGTTCTACTGGTAAAGTGCCGCAACATTTTCAGCATTGGCTTTACTGTGAGCATGAAGGGTATTTAAAGACTAaagcacatttttgtgtgtaactCTAGTTGTGTTTAGCtgtttaaacacacagcacacaatacagaaacaaagaataaaatacacaaagctcCAGGTCACTTTTTCttggaaatattttgaaagGCAGCACCAATGaaactttgaaatgaaaacacagagttcTCCCCTCGTGACCACTTAAATCCACCAATCTGCTCTCGAGTGATACTCACTGTAAGGACACGGACGATACAAGCGTGGGCAGCTTGGCAGAGCTCCCGCTCTGCACCAGCATCATGGCTTGTTTCATCTCCATCTTATTGTAGAATGAGATGAGCTGAGGCTCTGTGGAGCGCTCGCCTGCTATCAGCCACTTCTTCACGTAGGTCTTGTTGAAGCGGTTCAGCCTGTGGATGCCAGGAAATTCATTACATGAGCTTTTACTTTGCAAAAGAACAAGTGTAGAGGTTTACACAGTCCCACCCAGTGTTACTGTGGTGCCCCATCAAACATGTATTTAATCTTCCTCTCACTCTAAAGTGCCAAACAGCGGCAACAGTATTTTTGCACGATCAAATTCAAATCCAAGCAAAGAAGTTACCTTCAACCTAGagtcaaagtgaagaaaatttattttccatttagatattaagtacaaatacatttagaacTAAGTATAAAAAGATTGCCTCAAATTCTACTTGTTTTTAATGGTCCTTTTGATTTATACttaatttgttacatttgttaATGAGCAGATATCCCTATAGTGAAACTGGGATTGCAGAGTGTGTAAACCAAAAATCTGGACACCACTGAAAGACGGTTTCTTTGAAAGTATGAAAATCATACTTGTCTTTCCAGTGATGGTGTCCATAATGTCCACAGACATCCTCAATTCCTGTGAGTAGATGATCCAtaaactaaagacaaaaaaagagaggttttgtttgcaaaaaaaaaatgtttctgaacacaaattaaataaaatgaaattttcaGTCTgttcatgttatttttattgggCACGTTTTGctctaaaaaataaagttctgAAACCGGATGTTATGGATGTCACCTGTGTGTGAATTTCCTCGTTAATTGATCCTTTggtctccttcttcttcttcaccgCGAGGAGCTCCACCAAAGGCCTGATGGTCATTCCCTGAAACATAAAGTAGATCACATAGGTTTTACAATACAGTTCTcatgaacatgaacacaaaatatgcaaaaataagagcccttttgttgtaaaacactTCTGACTCCCTTTACCTGCACAAAGACAGTGAAGAAGATGACTGTGATGATGGCAGTGAGAAACATGTCCTTCATCTTGTTGTTGGTCAGCAGGAAGCCCAGTGAAAAGGCGATGGCACCTCGCAGGCCACCGTAGGCCACGATGAACTGGTCCTTTTTGGTCAACTTCACAATACgaaatttattaataatgtagGTGAGACCAATAACTCCTGAAATTCACAGAAAACAACTACTATTGATGATAACAGTGAAAGTCACTAGGTCTCAGGTCACGAGAGCTAAAATGACCTTAGAGtatataaaatcaatatttatatattttttttttttgcacacattAATCTCCACTTATTAAAACAGCACTGTTGTGTTAGGACCAGAAACCCGaactacacatttttttactgaCCCAGAACTCTCGACACTAAACAGAGGATGAGGGTGAAAGTGACAAAGGTCCAGTTCCAGGCGTGAGGACCGGCCACCGTGGAAACGCCGAGGAAGATAAAGATGAGCGTCTCACTCACGCTGCTCCACATCTTCAGGAAGTATTTGATCGTGGTATATGACTTGTGGGAGACGTTAGCCTCCACGTATGGCCTCATTAACACGCCGCATGCTATCAACCTGTAAAGAATGACAGATATTTTGCAGATATCTGAAGTTGCTCACGTGGGCTCATTTTACCTTCATACATTTTCCTCGTTTTAGACACATGGAAGCTACATAGCTCAGGTAACTGCAGGCAAGAATCAGACAATCAGGTGCAAGTACACCGAcaacacttttttaaatcagtaacTTCAGAGACAGAGGCTCAACACTGATTCTACTCACGACATGATCCCTGACAGATGGAAGACTTCTGCAGAGAGGTATGCCATGTAGCTGTAGAGGAAGACAAACAGCGGCTCGATGACACGAGTGTGAGAGGTGTAACGGGAAGTAAAGGCACCCAGGACACCGTATATGGCTCCCACCAGGATGCCCCCCAGTGCAACCACGAAAAAACACACCACGCCAAGGAGAGCATCAACAACACTCACAGTCTGTGCGTGGGAAAACTCCTCAAACAGGTGGTACAGaacctgcagagacagagagacagatgctGAGTTTGGTAATGTTTTAGATTTCCTCAATCTTTTATTGcatattatatattacaatGAACATTCTATTAACCTAGATTTTAGATACTTGGTCATGAACTGCTGCACTTGATGATGAAAGAAATGTGTTGCTATGGGTAGTGAGTATGTGAGGAAAACAAGcttttaataaactttaattcTTCTTtatcatgtttctgttttggaaAAGAAGCTCTATGAATCAATGATGCCATTATTACTTTCCATTGCGCAGCCCTGTAGGAGCCTGAGTGCTTTCTAGTTATTAATGGACGCTGGTAATAAATGTAACTGTGTGGAAACTCAAGTGGAAGTGGTTTTGTTTCCTTCAGAACCAAACCACAGTAGTTaaccataaaaccaaaacatttattaaattcatcaccattttcctctttaaagTTTTGCTACACCACGTATTATAATACCGTATAttacatcattatcattatttttgctCTTCATACCAGTGGTTATTGTAATAACATCAGAAGCATATTCCAGCTTCTGAAATTGAATTTCAGCATAACAACAAGAATGAAAACAACACTCATCAGGCAGAGATCCAAACCTTTTAAAAAGCCCATCTGAGTCTCAGTGTAGCCTCCAGCACAACGTCTCCACTGACGCCTGCAAAAAGCCTCATTTATCAGACACTTGTCTTTTCATGGCCTAAAACACATTTAGATCATTTAGATCCATGTTTACACTGCAACAAACAGCAGGAAAGAGTTTCAACCAGTTTCTATTTCCTTACATGAATATGTATCTCTTGCGCTCTAATTATTTAGCATAAAAAACAGTAATATCTTACTGGTCGATAATGTTCTTTGTGTAAGCTCTTTGTAGCTTTGGGGATTTCAGTAATAAGCATTTATTATgatgtaataaattattttattatagccAGAGTAGTAGTAGAATCTGCAGCTGATTTGGGCTCAAACTGAATTTTTAGTTTAATAACATTGTGAGAACGTGAACTTCTGAGTCACGTTTGGTAATAAATTTACTGTATTCTGTATGTAACTAACACATTTGCATGCACCAAAAAATGTGTACAGTAGCGTCTTGTTGCTGACCACTTAAGACTATTTTATAAACAGCACATATTAGTCTCTGACAGGCTCTGCAGCCCCTGAAGAAAAGAGCACAGGCATTGATGAACAGAAAATCCATCGTGGGTTGTTCCATAATATCAGTGACTGCCTGTTAAGAGAGCGGACTCGTCAATTATTGATCTAAGTGGACGctgaaaagagacagagagcgaaAAACAGGAGCATACTGTAAATGGAGAAAATCACTTCAAGGCTTCAGTTTGACAAATAAATCCAGAGATTTATCCCACACAAAAACGGACACCTCATTTCAGCTTTAGCAGTGACTGATTTATTATGATGGCGTCCTTTAGTTTTGTTCATTCTAACGCACCATTGATTAAGCAGCATTTCACTGTTGTAGCAGAGCCTAAAACATGAGTTGATTCATGAGCTGCCTTAGCAATAGAGAAAGTAATCTGCAACTGTTTCATAACTTAAGTTTATGACATGCTTCCAACAAACTGCTAAGCTTTACTTTGCTTCAGTCTTTTCAACTGTGACGGGgtcacagatttaaaaaagttaGCAATTAATAAGTCATGAATATAACCAATAGTTACATTTCAATAGTTAGAAATTCAATTATAGTTTTATATAGTTGTAGTTAGTTAGATCCGATTATTCCCTCCAGAAGCTCACAAAAGATCAAGTGAGGGGTGatgataaaaaacaacaaagcaaaaaaatctaTTCTGTTACACAGATTTGGATTTGATTAGTTAGATCTTATTAACTGGTTCGTTGTTAATCTAcgattttgtcatttttaattcacGCTATAATGCTACTACTATTATGCTCTGTAGATGTGGTTTATTGCACTTTTTTGGTTTCAGTTCAAGGGTCTAAGGAGAAAATAGGCCATGTTTGATGTAGACCACAAAACCCTGTGAGGCTAATTTGTGATTTGTCATACTCGGTTAtgtcaataaaatataagtAGATTCCAATCTTATATTCAGAACCATGAACGTAAAGAGGTATGAAACAGAACAGCACGAAAACACTTCAAAACTTCTCATCACTACAGAAatggtgtaaatgtatttcctgCCGCAGTTTGGCAGGAAGCCCCCTTCTCTCACTCACCACAGTGACAGCATCGTTGAGCAGCGACTCCCCGAACACGAGGATGTGCAGCAGCTCGTTGATGTGGATCTCCTCAAACACGGCCAGGACGGCGACGGGGTCCACGGCCGAAATGATGGACCCGAACAGAAGGCAGGACAGCAGGTCCACTTTGCCCAGCTGAGCTCCATCGATCTGACAGACGCCAAACATCATCCCGCCGATGAAGAAGGCATTCCACAGTGTGCCCACTACTGCAAACACCAGGATGGTGCCCAGGTTTTCCGTGAAGGGCCGGATGGGCAGGAAGTAGCCTGCATCGAGGATGATGGGAGGCAACAGGTAGAGGAAGAAGAGCCTTGAGTCCAGAACGGGGGCTTCCTTCCCGATGGCCTTTATGATGCCGCCGATCAGCAGCCCCACGACAATAAGCAGACAGCTTTCTGGGACAACGTTTGATATTCTGGGaataatgtgaaaacctgcagaaagaaagagataatGAGAAATGGGTTTTTCCTCGTGGTCATAAATTAATCAACCTGCTTAAAGTACAATTTTGATAAATGTCTTCGGattgaaaatgcttctaaaaaGACGAGAGTGCAGGACTAATGATGGACCAAAATGATGAATAACCATTGGCTCATAATTGATGATGGATCAATGATTAATCTGAATAATCTGTTTAATCTGAATAATTAGTTTCCCcaactttgttattttttataatgAGAATGCTTTAGCCTACTGCTCTGCTTTCTAACTCCATACATCAAATTACACTGCTCTAGTTATTACAGGTCTGATTTTGTTTGTATCCTTAATTCTTGTACCTTCTTTACTACCTGtaaattattcttattttatgtaTGACTGTTGTTTCTCATCCATCAATAATCtattctttctgctcttttccccacaacaacacatttcctttttattcgTTCTTTGCTTGTATAAGTAATCTGTTACTGTGAATGCTGGAGCTTTTACAGTTATGATAtgctaat
The nucleotide sequence above comes from Channa argus isolate prfri chromosome 1, Channa argus male v1.0, whole genome shotgun sequence. Encoded proteins:
- the LOC137105582 gene encoding Na(+)/H(+) exchanger beta-like isoform X1; protein product: MSVLCPARGSPSPSPSTSLAGLVCVLLLVCTSASRDVASGRNDTLGSPAREDTHPHKNSTVHKSAFPVLAFKYDYVKTPFEILIWILLALLMKLGFHIIPRISNVVPESCLLIVVGLLIGGIIKAIGKEAPVLDSRLFFLYLLPPIILDAGYFLPIRPFTENLGTILVFAVVGTLWNAFFIGGMMFGVCQIDGAQLGKVDLLSCLLFGSIISAVDPVAVLAVFEEIHINELLHILVFGESLLNDAVTVVLYHLFEEFSHAQTVSVVDALLGVVCFFVVALGGILVGAIYGVLGAFTSRYTSHTRVIEPLFVFLYSYMAYLSAEVFHLSGIMSLIACGVLMRPYVEANVSHKSYTTIKYFLKMWSSVSETLIFIFLGVSTVAGPHAWNWTFVTFTLILCLVSRVLGVIGLTYIINKFRIVKLTKKDQFIVAYGGLRGAIAFSLGFLLTNNKMKDMFLTAIITVIFFTVFVQGMTIRPLVELLAVKKKKETKGSINEEIHTQFMDHLLTGIEDVCGHYGHHHWKDKLNRFNKTYVKKWLIAGERSTEPQLISFYNKMEMKQAMMLVQSGSSAKLPTLVSSVSLQNAQPSGPSRRRAIPSISKSREEEIRKILRANLQKTRQRLRSYSRHDLLIDPFEDNMSEVRLRRQRVEIERRMSHYLTVPANHQEMPPARKVCFESEHQVYTYDDSESPRGEAVQLNPRLPDAVSLLSESSQRRNQKSSLRAKGKAEQMEKAPEEEEEEEEDQLKLSRCFSDPGPQKEEDGDGAFLS
- the LOC137105582 gene encoding Na(+)/H(+) exchanger beta-like isoform X2, which produces MSVLCPARGSPSPSPSTSLAGLVCVLLLVCTSASRDVASGRNDTLGSPAREDTHPHKNSTVHKSAFPVLAFKYDYVKTPFEILIWILLALLMKLGFHIIPRISNVVPESCLLIVVGLLIGGIIKAIGKEAPVLDSRLFFLYLLPPIILDAGYFLPIRPFTENLGTILVFAVVGTLWNAFFIGGMMFGVCQIDGAQLGKVDLLSCLLFGSIISAVDPVAVLAVFEEIHINELLHILVFGESLLNDAVTVVLYHLFEEFSHAQTVSVVDALLGVVCFFVVALGGILVGAIYGVLGAFTSRYTSHTRVIEPLFVFLYSYMAYLSAEVFHLSGIMSLIACGVLMRPYVEANVSHKSYTTIKYFLKMWSSVSETLIFIFLGVSTVAGPHAWNWTFVTFTLILCLVSRVLGVIGLTYIINKFRIVKLTKKDQFIVAYGGLRGAIAFSLGFLLTNNKMKDMFLTAIITVIFFTVFVQGMTIRPLVELLAVKKKKETKGSINEEIHTQFMDHLLTGIEDVCGHYGHHHWKDKLNRFNKTYVKKWLIAGERSTEPQLISFYNKMEMKQAMMLVQSGSSAKLPTLVSSVSLQNAQPSGPSRRRAIPSISKSREEEIRKILRANLQKTRQRLRSYSRHDLLIDPFEDNMSEVRLRRQRVEIERRMSHYLTVPANHQEMPPARKVCFESEPPH